The DNA window CCGGTTGATCACGCGGCGGTACAGGTCGTTCAGGTCGCTCGTGGCGAACCGGCCACCGTCGAGCTGCACCATCGGCCGCAGTTCCGGCGGGATCACCGGGACGGCGTCGAGCACCATGCCCATCGGTGAGTTGCCAGACTGCTGGAAGGCGGCGACCACCTTGAGACGCTTGAGCGCACGAAGCTTCTTCTGCCCCTTGCCGTTTCGGATGACGTCGCGCAGGATCTCGGCCTCGGCGTCGATGTCGAAGTTCTCGATCAGCTTCTGGATCGACTCCGCACCCATGGCGCCGGTGAAGTACTCACCGAAGCGGTCGATCAGCTCGCGGTAGAGGTTCTCGTCGACGATCAGCTGCTTGGGGGCCAGCTTGGTGAAGGTCGTCCAGATCTCCTCGAGCCGGTCCAGCTCACGCTGGGCGCGGTCGCGCAGCTGACGCATCTCGCGCTCGCCGCCGTCCCGAACCTTCCGCCTTGCGTCCGCTTTCGCACCCTCGGCCTCCAGCTCGGCCAGGTCGGCCTCGAGCTTCTGGGCACGGGCCTCCAGGTCGGCGTCGCGCTGGTCCTCGATGGCCTTGCGCTCCACCATCATCTCGGCCTCAAGCGTCGAGAGCTCGTTGTGGCGCATCTCGTCGTCGACCGCGGTGATGACGTAGGCCGCGAAGTAGATGATCTTCTCGAGATCCTTCGGGGCCAGGTCGAGCAGGTAACCGAGCCGGCTCGGCACGCCCTTGAAGTACCAGATGTGCGTGACGGGCGCGGCCAGCTCGATGTGGCCCATCCGCTCGCGACGCACCTTGGCGCGGGTCACCTCGACGCCGCAGCGCTCACAGATGATGCCCTTGAACCGGACGCGCTTGTACTTGCCGCAGTAGCACTCCCAGTCGCGAGTCGGTCCGAAGATCTTCTCGCAGAACAGGCCGTCCTTCTCCGGCTTCAGCGTGCGGTAGTTGATCGTCTCCGGCTTCTTGACCTCGCCGTAAGACCATTGCCTGATGTCCTCCGCGGTGGCCAGGCCGATACGGAGTTCATCGAAGAAGTTGACGTCGAGCACGTAACTCCCTTTCCCCTTGCGGGTTTAGTTACCAATAAAGAGGCTGGCTATCGCCACTTGGGCGCCGTCGCTAAGCCAGGTCCTCAACAGACGCAGATTCGTTGCGGGACAGGTTGATTCCCAGGTTTGCCGCCGCCCGCTCGAGGTCTTCGTCCTCGCCTTCGCGCAACTCGATCGCCGCGCCGTCCGAGGAGAGCACCTCGACGTTGAGGCAGAGCGACTGCAGCTCCTTGAGCAACACCTTGAAGGACTCGGGAATACCCGGCTCCGGGATGTTCTCGCCCTTGACGATCGCCTCGTACACCTTGACCCGGCCGACGGTGTCGTCGGACTTGATGGTCAACAGCTCCTGCAGCGTGTACGCGGCGCCGTAGGCCTGCATGGCCCAGCACTCCATCTCACCGAAGCGCTGGCCACCGAACTGCGCCTTACCACCCAGCGGCTGCTGCGTGATCATCGAGTACGGACCGGTGGAACGGGCGTGGATCTTGTCGTCCACCAGGTGGTGCAGCTTCATGATGTACATGTAGCCAACGGTCACCGGGTACGGGAACGGCTCCCCGCTGCGGCCGTCGAACAGCACCGCCTTGCCGTCGCCGTCGACCATGACCTCACCGTCGCGGTTGGGCAGCGTGCAGGACAGCATGCCCTGCAGCTCCTCCTCCTTGGCGCCGTCGAACACCGGCGTCGACACGATCTGGTTCGGCTGCGCGTGCCGCAGCTGCTCGGGCAGGTTGACCGCCCAGTCGGGCGAGCCGTCGATGTTCCAGCCGGACTTGGCCACCCACCCGAGGTGGGTCTCCAAGATCTGACCGATGTTCATCCGTCGCGGCACACCGTGGGTGTTCAGGATGATGTCGACCGGCGTGCCGTCCGGCAGGAACGGCATGTCCTCCTGCGGCAGGATCTTGCCGATGACGCCCTTGTTGCCGTGGCGTCCGGCGAGCTTGTCGCCGTCGGAGATCTTGCGCTTCTGGGCCACGTAGACGCGCACCAGCTCGTTGACACCGGCCGGCAGCTCGTCGTCGTCCTCGCGGGAGAACACCCGGATGCCGATGACCTTGCCGGACTCGCCGTGCGGCACCTTCAGGGAGGTGTCGCGGACCTCGCGGGCCTTCTCCCCGAAGATCGCGCGCAGCAGCCGCTCCTCCGGCGTCAGCTCGGTCTCACCCTTCGGGGTGACCTTGCCGACCAGGATGTCGCCGTCGCGAACCTCGGCGCCGATGCGCACGATGCCGCGCTCGTCGAGGTCGGCCAGCACCTCATCGGAGACGTTCGGGATGTCCCGGGTGATCTCCTCGGCGCCCAGCTTGGTGTCGCGGGCGTCGATCTCGTGCTCCTCGATGTGGATCGAGGTGAGCACGTCCTCCTCAACCAGGCGGTTGGAGAGGATGATCGCGTCCTCGTAGTTGTGGCCCTCCCACGGCATGACAGCGACGAGCAGGTTCTTGCCCAGCGCCATCTCACCGTTCTCCGTGCACGGACCGTCTGCAATGACCTGGCCGGCCTCGACCCGCGCGCCCGCGTCGACGATCGGCGACTGGTTGGCGCAGGTGCCGTGATTGGACCGCTCGAACTTGCGCATCCGGTAGGTGTGCCGGGTGCCGTCGTCGGCCATCACGGTGATGTAGTCGGCGGAGACCTCCTCGATCACCCCGGCCTTCTCGGCCACCACCACGTCGCCGGCGTCGATCGCCGCACGCAGCTCCATACCGGTACCCACCAGCGGTGCCTCGCTGCGCACCAGCGGAACCGCCTGGCGCTGCATGTTGGCACCCATCAGGGCGCGGTTGGCGTCGTCGTGCTCGAGGAACGGGATCATGGCCGTGGCCACCGACACCATCTGGCGCGGCGACACGTCCATGTAGTCCACCTCGGACGAGGGCACGTACTCGACCTCGCCCGCCTTCCGGCGGACCAGGACGCGTGACTCCTCGAACCGGCCCTTGCTGTCGATCGGCGAGTTGGCCTGCGCCACGACGTGGCGGTCCTCCTCGTCGGCGGTCAGGTAGTGGATCTCGTCGGAGACGACACCGTCGACGACCTTGCGGTACGGCGTCTCGATGAACCCGAACGGGTTGACCCGGGCGTACACCGACAGCGACCCGATCAGGCCGATGTTCGGACCCTCCGGGGTTTCGATCGGGCACATGCGGCCGTAGTGCGACGGGTGGACGTCACGGACCTCCAGGCCAGCGCGCTCACGGGACAGACCGCCCGGGCCCAGCGCCGAGAGCCGGCGCTTGTGGGTCAGCCCGGACAGCGGGTTGTTCTGGTCCATGAACTGCGACAGCTGGCTGGTGCCGAAGAACTCCTTGATCGCGGCGACGACCGGCCGGATGTTGATCAGGGTCTGCGGCGTGATGGCCTCGACGTCCTGGGTGGTCATCCGCTCCCGGACCACGCGCTCCATCCGGGACATGCCGACCCGGATCTGGTTCTGGATCAGCTCGCCCACGGTGCGCAGCCGGCGGTTACCGAAGTGGTCGATGTCGTCGGTCTCCACCGGCACCTCGGTGCCGCCGGGGACAGTCATGACAGCGGGCTGGCCATCCGTACGGGAGTGGTGCAGGCGCACCAGGTACTCGATAGTGGCGACGACGTCTTCCTCGGTCAGGGTCGACGACGTGATGGGCTCGCCGGCGTGCAGGCCGAGCTTCTTGTTGACCTTGTAGCGGCCCACGCGGGCCAGGTCGTAGCGCTTCTCCTTGAAGAACAGGTTCTCCAGCAGGGTCTGCGCGGACTCCTTGGTCGGCGGCTCGCCCGGACGCAGCTTGCGGTAGATGTCCAGCAGCGCCTCGTCGGTGCCGGCGGTGTTGTCCTTCTCCAGCGTCGACATCATGATCTCGGAGAAGCCGAACCGCTCGGTGATCTGCTCGTTGGTCCAGCCCAGCGCCTTGAGCAGCACGGTGACCGGCTGGCGGCGCTTGCGGTCGATGCGGACGCCGACGGTGTCGCGCTTGTCGACGTCGAACTCCAGCCAGGCACCCCGGCTCGGGATCACCTTGACGCTGTGCAGCAGCTTCTCGGTCGACTTGTCGATGCTCTCGTCGAAGTACACACCGGGCGAGCGGACCAGCTGACTGACCACCACACGCTCGGTGCCGTTGATGATGAAGGTGCCCTTCTCGGTCATCATCGGGAAGTCACCCATGAACACCGTCTGGCTCTTGATCTCGCCGGTGTTGTTGTTGATGAACTCGGCGGTGACGAACAGCGGGGCCGCGTACGTCATGTCCTTGTCTTTGCACTCGTCGACCGGTGCCTTGACCTCGTCGAAACGCGGGTCGGAGAACGACAGGGACATCGAGCCGGAGAAGTCCTCGATCGGCGAGAGCTCGTAGAGCACCTCTTCCAGGCCACCCACCGGAGTCACGTCCCCACGGGCGGCGGCGGCCTCACGCCAGCGCGGCGCGCCGATCAACCATTCGAAAGAGTCGATCTGCACGTCAAGCAGGCCCGGAACCTCGAGGGGTTCGCGGAGCTTGGCGAAGGAGACTCGGTTGGGCGCTCCGGGCACGGAGCCGTTTGAGGAACTTCCGTTAGAGGAACTTTGTGGGCGATCCGTCTTGCTCTGGCGGAAATCTGCCAAGATGCATCCTTCCAGCACCTCGTGCGACTCACGAAGGCCGGGACCACCGGCCAGCTCGCCGCGAATTGTGTCGGTTCGGCCGGCGAACGATCTGTCCGAATCTCACGCGCAACTAGAACTAAGCCGCTTGAGGGGGCTCAGGCTTAGACCACGGTGTCAGGTGGCGGGTGAGGTGGGCAGGAGGTAGCCAGCGCAACGTCCAACAATAGCGCAGGACGGCGCATTCCTCAACTTCGCAGCGTCAGCATTCCAGGGACATCGGCGCTGGCTGGCATCTCGACTTTCCGCTGGATACATGCTGCCCA is part of the Mycobacterium mantenii genome and encodes:
- the rpoB gene encoding DNA-directed RNA polymerase subunit beta, which codes for MADFRQSKTDRPQSSSNGSSSNGSVPGAPNRVSFAKLREPLEVPGLLDVQIDSFEWLIGAPRWREAAAARGDVTPVGGLEEVLYELSPIEDFSGSMSLSFSDPRFDEVKAPVDECKDKDMTYAAPLFVTAEFINNNTGEIKSQTVFMGDFPMMTEKGTFIINGTERVVVSQLVRSPGVYFDESIDKSTEKLLHSVKVIPSRGAWLEFDVDKRDTVGVRIDRKRRQPVTVLLKALGWTNEQITERFGFSEIMMSTLEKDNTAGTDEALLDIYRKLRPGEPPTKESAQTLLENLFFKEKRYDLARVGRYKVNKKLGLHAGEPITSSTLTEEDVVATIEYLVRLHHSRTDGQPAVMTVPGGTEVPVETDDIDHFGNRRLRTVGELIQNQIRVGMSRMERVVRERMTTQDVEAITPQTLINIRPVVAAIKEFFGTSQLSQFMDQNNPLSGLTHKRRLSALGPGGLSRERAGLEVRDVHPSHYGRMCPIETPEGPNIGLIGSLSVYARVNPFGFIETPYRKVVDGVVSDEIHYLTADEEDRHVVAQANSPIDSKGRFEESRVLVRRKAGEVEYVPSSEVDYMDVSPRQMVSVATAMIPFLEHDDANRALMGANMQRQAVPLVRSEAPLVGTGMELRAAIDAGDVVVAEKAGVIEEVSADYITVMADDGTRHTYRMRKFERSNHGTCANQSPIVDAGARVEAGQVIADGPCTENGEMALGKNLLVAVMPWEGHNYEDAIILSNRLVEEDVLTSIHIEEHEIDARDTKLGAEEITRDIPNVSDEVLADLDERGIVRIGAEVRDGDILVGKVTPKGETELTPEERLLRAIFGEKAREVRDTSLKVPHGESGKVIGIRVFSREDDDELPAGVNELVRVYVAQKRKISDGDKLAGRHGNKGVIGKILPQEDMPFLPDGTPVDIILNTHGVPRRMNIGQILETHLGWVAKSGWNIDGSPDWAVNLPEQLRHAQPNQIVSTPVFDGAKEEELQGMLSCTLPNRDGEVMVDGDGKAVLFDGRSGEPFPYPVTVGYMYIMKLHHLVDDKIHARSTGPYSMITQQPLGGKAQFGGQRFGEMECWAMQAYGAAYTLQELLTIKSDDTVGRVKVYEAIVKGENIPEPGIPESFKVLLKELQSLCLNVEVLSSDGAAIELREGEDEDLERAAANLGINLSRNESASVEDLA